One region of Leucoraja erinacea ecotype New England chromosome 10, Leri_hhj_1, whole genome shotgun sequence genomic DNA includes:
- the LOC129701060 gene encoding ankyrin repeat and SOCS box protein 12-like, with product MPDMEPSTLPTVEIMSPVKMSLVDVSKIFSKLQPRNQDDNAEINQINQAVTRNDASLLDDLLSQERYGRLINNRSGWGVPGTPLRLAASKGHLGCLEVLLRHGAEVDSLDVKAQTPLFTAVSGRHLHCVIALLRAGANPNGSIYNNCSPVLTAAREGDIGILKALLEHGAEVNVRSKVPDWASNACACSGPLYLASVYRHYDCFRQLLLYGADPNYNCTEQRVLARIKQPKTVLEMCLRYGCGPQYIQLLIDFGANLYLPGQAPVKNTQQNKAAELLVRATAQPRPLMSLTRLAIRKHLKVIGRLHSIDQLDIPSILRKYLDHQT from the exons ATGCCTGACATGGAACCCAGTACCCTGCCGACTGTGGAGATCATGTCCCCAGTGAAGATGAGCCTGGTGGATGTCAGTAAGATCTTCTCCAAGCTGCAGCCCAGAAATCAGGACGACAACGCAGAAATAAATCAAATCAACCAGGCCGTGACCAGAAACGATGCCAGCCTTTTGGATGACCTCTTGTCTCAGGAGCGTTACGGTCGTCTGATCAATAACCGGAGTGGCTGGGGTGTCCCGGGTACTCCCCTCCGTTTGGCTGCCTCGAAAGGTCACCTAGGCTGCCTGGAGGTGCTCCTGAGGCATGGTGCCGAGGTGGACAGTCTAGATGTTAAGGCTCAGACCCCTCTCTTCACGGCCGTCAGTGGCAGGCACTTGCATTGCGTCATAGCTTTGCTCAGGGCAGGGGCTAACCCAAACGGAAGCATCTACAACAACTGCTCGCCTGTACTCACGGCAGCCCGAGAGGGGGACATTGGGATCTTGAAAGCTCTGCTGGAGCACGGAGCTGAAGTCAACGTGCGCTCCAAGGTGCCAGACTGGGCTTCCAATGCTTGTGCTTGTAGTGGCCCTCTCTACCTTGCTTCAGTATACAGGCACTACGACTGCTTCAGGCAACTGCTCCTCTACGGTGCAGACCCCAACTACAACTGTACAGAGCAGAGGGTTTTGGCAAGGATCAAGCAACCAAAAACAGTTCTGGAAATGTGTCTCAGGTATGGCTGTGGGCCTCAGTATATCCAACTGCTCATAGACTTTGGGGCAAACCTTTACCTGCCTGGCCAAGCTCCGGTCAAAAACACACAACAAAACAAAGCTGCCGAACTTCTGGTCCGAGCTACAG CTCAGCCGAGACCCTTGATGTCACTAACCAGACTGGCCATTCGCAAGCACCTCAAAGTCATCGGCAGACTGCATTCCATTGACCAACTGGACATACCATCAATCCTGAGGAAATACTTGGACCATCAAACCTGA